The following proteins come from a genomic window of Synechococcus sp. NB0720_010:
- a CDS encoding cytochrome c biogenesis protein ResB, producing the protein MKRLIAWISDLRVAIGLLILIAAASGLGTFVPQKEAAALYHRVYDPEPWLGLLNGDAILSLQLDHVYSSSWFLALLAWLGLALILCSWRRQWPALQAALRWIDYQTPRQLSKLTLAETIAVPDPKASLTRLETLLQSRGWELQPQGDRLAARKGVLGRVGPLLVHAGLVVLMVGAAWGSLGGQRLERFLAPGNELELLNSRGETQVSVSLERFGVERDPAGRPEQFRSQLTLTPSQGQEVSQAEISVNHPLRYRGMTLYQADWALSAIKVQLGKSPILELPLQSFPQLGEQVWGIVLPTRPDGSNPVLLALSSEEGPVTAYSADAEILATLIPGGDAAEVEGIPLRVAGVVPASGILLKRDPGVPLVYGGFAIALAGGALSLIATRQIWAIAEAGGQKLHVAGLCNRNLTALANELPLLIAEVQQG; encoded by the coding sequence ATGAAGCGACTGATCGCCTGGATCTCTGACCTGCGGGTGGCCATTGGCCTGTTGATCCTGATCGCCGCGGCCAGCGGACTGGGGACCTTTGTGCCGCAGAAGGAAGCCGCCGCGCTCTACCACCGCGTCTATGACCCAGAACCCTGGCTGGGACTGCTCAATGGTGACGCGATCCTCTCGCTGCAGCTGGATCACGTGTATTCGAGCAGCTGGTTCCTCGCCCTGCTGGCCTGGCTTGGGCTCGCCCTGATCCTCTGCAGCTGGCGTCGCCAGTGGCCGGCCCTACAGGCCGCCCTGCGCTGGATCGACTACCAAACCCCCCGTCAGCTCAGCAAGCTCACCCTGGCGGAGACCATCGCCGTTCCCGATCCCAAGGCCAGCCTGACGCGACTTGAGACCTTGCTTCAGAGCCGTGGCTGGGAACTCCAACCCCAAGGGGACCGCCTAGCGGCCCGCAAAGGCGTGCTGGGACGGGTCGGTCCACTGCTTGTTCACGCCGGCCTGGTGGTCCTGATGGTGGGGGCCGCCTGGGGATCCCTCGGCGGCCAACGTCTGGAGCGGTTCCTCGCCCCTGGCAACGAGTTGGAGCTGCTGAACAGCCGCGGTGAAACCCAGGTCAGCGTCAGCTTGGAGCGCTTCGGCGTCGAGCGGGACCCGGCGGGACGCCCGGAACAATTCCGCTCCCAGTTGACCTTGACCCCGAGCCAAGGCCAAGAGGTCTCCCAGGCGGAGATCAGCGTCAACCATCCGCTGCGTTACCGCGGCATGACCCTGTATCAGGCGGACTGGGCCCTCTCCGCCATCAAGGTTCAACTCGGGAAGAGCCCAATCCTGGAGCTGCCGCTTCAAAGCTTTCCCCAGCTCGGAGAACAGGTCTGGGGGATCGTCCTTCCCACCCGGCCCGATGGCAGCAACCCGGTGCTTCTGGCTCTCTCCAGTGAGGAAGGTCCGGTGACGGCCTACTCCGCCGACGCTGAAATCCTGGCCACCCTGATCCCCGGGGGGGACGCCGCTGAGGTCGAGGGAATTCCGCTGCGGGTGGCCGGTGTGGTCCCAGCCAGCGGCATCCTGCTCAAACGGGACCCCGGGGTGCCCTTGGTCTATGGCGGATTTGCCATCGCCCTGGCCGGCGGTGCCCTCAGCCTGATCGCGACCCGTCAGATCTGGGCGATCGCCGAGGCCGGTGGCCAGAAGCTCCACGTTGCCGGTCTCTGCAACCGCAACCTGACAGCCCTGGCCAATGAATTGCCGCTGCTGATCGCGGAGGTTCAGCAGGGCTGA
- a CDS encoding cytochrome c biogenesis CcdA family protein — protein MLAQALADWARSGEQLLSSSLAHPGPLTVGLVFAGGLITSLGPCSLSLLPVTLAYLAGFDRGGQRPWARSLSFCSGIVGSLVLLGLGSGALGRIYGQVPGVVPTLVALLAVVMGLNLLGLVPLQLPAGPDPEQWRQRVPPALAPLAAGLAFGLAASPCTTPVLAVLLAWIAQSGTPLTGALLLTAFAAGQVMPLLLAGTAAAWAPRLLALRSLGQWVPPISGAVLLLTGCLTLLARWT, from the coding sequence ATGCTGGCTCAGGCCCTAGCGGATTGGGCCCGCAGTGGTGAGCAGCTGCTGAGCAGTTCCCTGGCCCATCCAGGGCCCCTGACCGTGGGGCTGGTGTTTGCTGGCGGTTTGATCACCAGCCTGGGCCCCTGCTCCCTCTCGCTGCTGCCTGTGACGCTGGCTTACCTGGCGGGATTTGACCGCGGCGGCCAGCGTCCCTGGGCCCGCAGCCTCAGTTTTTGCAGCGGCATCGTCGGCTCCCTGGTTCTCCTGGGCCTGGGCAGCGGCGCTCTAGGCCGCATCTATGGCCAGGTTCCTGGTGTTGTGCCGACCCTGGTGGCCCTGCTGGCGGTCGTGATGGGTCTGAATCTGCTGGGCCTGGTGCCCCTGCAGCTGCCGGCGGGGCCCGATCCGGAGCAGTGGCGGCAGCGGGTGCCACCCGCCCTGGCCCCACTGGCCGCAGGCCTGGCCTTCGGCCTGGCGGCCTCCCCCTGCACCACCCCTGTGCTGGCGGTCCTGCTGGCCTGGATCGCCCAGTCCGGGACCCCCCTGACCGGCGCCCTGCTGCTGACCGCCTTCGCCGCTGGGCAGGTGATGCCTCTGCTGCTGGCGGGCACCGCTGCGGCCTGGGCTCCCCGACTCCTGGCCCTGCGCTCCCTCGGGCAATGGGTACCGCCCATCAGCGGGGCCGTGCTGCTGCTGACCGGCTGCCTGACCCTGCTGGCCCGCTGGACCTAA
- a CDS encoding FtsW/RodA/SpoVE family cell cycle protein codes for MPAKRPWLPVPFEHWPAEARLLLGMIAIWCLLGLAVLGSASWWVAAREMGDASYYLKRQAIWMLVSWGLLYAGISINLRRWLRMAGPALLAGSVLVALTLVIGSTVNGASRWLVIGPIQIQPTELIKPFLVLQGAALFSHWRRISIDQKVLWLGVFVVTLGLILKQPNLSTASLCGILLWLMALGSGLPLWAMLGTAGAGLAVAVGSISINEYQRIRVTSFLNPWKDAQGDGYQLVQSLLAIGSGGLWGEGYGLSTQKLQYLPIQTTDFIFAVFAEEFGYVGSLLLLVFLLLFGFVGLRIALSCRSNQQRLVAIGCTTLLVGQSILNIAVASGAMPTTGLPLPMISYGGNSLLSSLLTAGLLLRCSLEGAGLEPGKPHRNRRIQAKRQSMPIG; via the coding sequence TTGCCCGCTAAGCGACCGTGGCTCCCCGTGCCGTTTGAGCACTGGCCCGCAGAGGCACGCTTGCTCCTCGGGATGATCGCGATCTGGTGCCTCCTGGGCCTGGCCGTCCTGGGATCCGCCAGTTGGTGGGTCGCCGCCCGGGAGATGGGGGATGCCAGCTACTACCTCAAACGCCAGGCCATCTGGATGCTGGTGAGCTGGGGCCTGCTCTATGCAGGCATCAGCATCAACCTCAGGCGCTGGCTGCGCATGGCCGGTCCAGCCCTACTGGCCGGAAGCGTTCTCGTCGCCCTCACCCTGGTGATCGGCAGCACAGTGAATGGCGCCAGCCGTTGGCTGGTGATCGGGCCGATTCAGATCCAGCCGACCGAACTGATCAAGCCCTTTCTCGTCCTCCAGGGAGCTGCCCTGTTCTCCCATTGGAGACGCATTTCCATCGATCAAAAGGTGCTCTGGCTCGGGGTCTTTGTGGTGACCCTCGGACTGATCCTCAAACAGCCAAACCTGAGTACCGCATCCCTCTGCGGAATCCTGCTCTGGCTGATGGCACTGGGGTCAGGTCTGCCGCTTTGGGCCATGCTCGGCACCGCCGGCGCTGGCCTGGCCGTGGCGGTGGGAAGCATCTCGATCAACGAATACCAGCGCATTCGCGTCACCTCCTTCCTCAACCCTTGGAAAGATGCCCAGGGGGATGGCTATCAGCTGGTTCAGAGCCTCTTGGCCATCGGCTCCGGTGGTCTCTGGGGTGAGGGCTATGGCCTGTCCACACAGAAGCTGCAGTACCTCCCGATCCAGACCACCGACTTCATCTTCGCGGTCTTCGCTGAGGAGTTCGGCTACGTCGGATCCCTGCTGCTGCTGGTCTTCCTGCTGCTCTTTGGCTTTGTCGGCCTGCGCATTGCCCTGAGCTGCAGAAGCAACCAACAGCGGCTGGTGGCCATCGGCTGCACCACCCTGCTGGTGGGCCAGTCGATCTTGAACATCGCCGTGGCCAGTGGTGCCATGCCCACCACGGGATTACCGCTGCCGATGATCAGCTACGGCGGCAACTCCCTCCTCTCCAGCCTGCTCACCGCAGGCCTCCTGCTGCGCTGCTCCCTGGAGGGGGCCGGCCTGGAGCCCGGCAAGCCCCACCGCAACCGCCGGATCCAAGCCAAGCGGCAGAGCATGCCGATAGGCTGA
- a CDS encoding phycobilisome linker polypeptide, giving the protein MRLFKITACIPCPEKTRSQRELQNTFFTKWVPYESWFAEQQRIMKQGGKILKVELVAGRRQVNLGN; this is encoded by the coding sequence ATGCGCCTCTTCAAAATCACAGCTTGCATTCCCTGCCCGGAGAAGACCCGTTCCCAGCGCGAGCTGCAGAACACCTTCTTCACCAAGTGGGTGCCCTATGAAAGCTGGTTCGCTGAACAGCAGCGGATCATGAAGCAAGGGGGCAAAATCCTGAAAGTTGAACTCGTTGCTGGTCGCCGTCAGGTGAACCTGGGCAACTGA
- the apcB gene encoding allophycocyanin subunit beta, with translation MQDAITNVINQADVQGLYLDSSSMGRLEQYFASGELRVRAAATISANASAIIKEAVAKSLLYSDITRPGGNMYTCRRYAACIRDLDYYLRYATYAMLAGDTSILDERVLNGLKETYNSLGVPIGATVQSIQAMKEVTASLVGPDAGREMGVYFDYISSGLGN, from the coding sequence ATGCAAGACGCAATCACCAACGTCATCAACCAGGCCGACGTTCAGGGTCTGTACCTGGACAGCTCCTCCATGGGGCGCCTGGAGCAGTACTTCGCCAGCGGTGAGCTGCGCGTTCGTGCCGCTGCAACCATCAGCGCCAACGCTTCCGCGATCATCAAGGAAGCTGTGGCCAAGTCGCTGCTGTACTCGGACATCACCCGTCCCGGCGGCAACATGTACACCTGCCGTCGCTATGCAGCCTGCATCCGCGACCTCGACTACTACCTGCGCTACGCCACCTACGCCATGCTGGCCGGTGACACCTCGATCCTCGACGAGCGCGTTCTGAACGGCCTCAAGGAGACCTACAACTCCCTGGGTGTGCCCATCGGCGCCACCGTTCAGTCCATCCAGGCCATGAAGGAAGTGACCGCTTCCCTGGTGGGTCCTGACGCAGGCCGTGAAATGGGCGTGTACTTCGACTACATCAGCTCCGGCCTGGGTAACTGA
- a CDS encoding allophycocyanin: MSIVSNSIINADAEARYLSPGELDQIKAFVSGGQRRLRVAQVLSESRERIVKTAGGALFQKRPDVISPGGNAYGEEMTASCLRDMDYYLRLVTYGIIAGDVTPIEEIGIIGAKEMYRSLGTPLEAMAEAVREMKNAAMGLLTGADAEEAGFYFDYVVGALS; encoded by the coding sequence ATGAGCATCGTCTCCAACTCGATCATCAACGCGGACGCCGAAGCCCGCTACCTCAGCCCTGGCGAACTCGACCAGATCAAGGCTTTCGTGAGCGGCGGTCAGCGCCGTCTTCGCGTCGCCCAGGTCCTGAGCGAGAGCCGTGAGCGCATCGTCAAGACCGCTGGCGGCGCCCTCTTCCAGAAGCGTCCCGACGTCATCTCCCCCGGCGGCAACGCCTATGGCGAAGAGATGACCGCCTCCTGCCTGCGGGACATGGACTACTACCTGCGCCTGGTGACCTACGGGATCATCGCCGGCGATGTCACCCCGATCGAGGAGATCGGCATCATCGGCGCCAAGGAGATGTATCGCTCCCTCGGCACTCCCCTCGAAGCCATGGCTGAAGCCGTGCGCGAGATGAAGAACGCCGCCATGGGCCTGCTCACCGGTGCTGATGCCGAAGAGGCTGGCTTCTACTTCGACTACGTCGTCGGCGCCCTCTCCTGA
- a CDS encoding phycobilisome rod-core linker polypeptide, with translation MTVTASSGSSRVAPQRYDTLPLSSVRQAEQQDRFPDGGELSNLTNFFQSGQLRVEAARRVSANAEAIVARAANRIFAGGTPLSYLDAPLNPVAAGSQTPLAADQAAFQRSVQTFAGASGSTKRGNAFTRLLEGAGGDADVRVVLPTGFNPISVAIYGTERMKKSIRDLAWFLRYVGYAVVAGDPSILRVNTRGLRDVLEKGCSLAATNVALQEMRAGAAELLKDLPEARQLLIESFNVLLEELAVPTPSARQRLGSPENQGLQLPAIYALAAQGKAQRFIMRPAMSGGQKAEVVRAAYRQIFERDIAKAYSQVPCPVEATQVRQGDISMREFIRSLGHSKEYQQQFYGRFSNSRAVELAFRHFLGRGISSREEFTRYFDIVSAQGLKGLVDSLINTMEYAQVFGEETVPYLRDIGEEAQESAGWGSNRKLFRFSAPFEGAPQYVTLYASYRQPYADQHPYGGGNDPLGLNYGAIFPSGTANVSTRPAPLSYDTRRILVGNGMRQPGQMNSPQFRASTPRKAGPKLVRLQQIATGGNSVPRRGGQPSIRNTESSTQAVIRAVYVQVLGNTGYAGEHNTVEEIKLENGDLSLREFIRQVARSEAFRRRYWSGLYICKAIEVMHRRLLGRPTFGRWEIDSYFDVAARKGFYGVVDAMLNSSEYSETFGEDTVPYERFITPNDLNTRRVPSLKRAFNAAAYADITPRIRPEVTPPSDFRDSSSLTPRNLKGRTSVVRGGWSATLTGGEQLAPAPSKRSGPDSVQTKPSPERKWSAPRWQPGGGAAPTWSAAGITSFAPAPSAAAAVPARSSFGSGWNAAVSTGGAGANAEQPRAAMARALKPGTLQGFGKRKSLGTAVKLSMDPSSAEVTQVIEAVYRQLLGRQPLASEQLGDAESQLRQGRLCVAEFVARVAGCDLFVSRLNRMAPFKAAAAAHIALLGRAAQADETSAFLNTRCVEGMRTAIDGVLNNPAYAENFGRDTVPYLKGMGTSNGIPLSTVNRTAALYGGNAALNPVGR, from the coding sequence ATGACTGTGACCGCCAGCAGCGGCAGCAGCAGGGTTGCTCCTCAGCGCTACGACACCCTGCCGCTCTCCAGCGTCCGTCAGGCGGAGCAGCAGGACCGCTTCCCGGATGGGGGCGAGCTCAGCAACCTCACGAACTTCTTCCAGAGCGGCCAGCTCCGGGTTGAGGCGGCCCGTCGCGTCTCGGCCAATGCCGAAGCCATCGTCGCTCGGGCGGCCAACCGGATCTTTGCGGGCGGCACCCCGCTCTCCTATCTCGATGCGCCTCTGAACCCAGTGGCGGCCGGGTCCCAGACCCCACTGGCGGCCGACCAAGCCGCGTTCCAGCGCTCCGTGCAGACCTTCGCTGGCGCCAGCGGCAGCACCAAGCGCGGCAATGCCTTCACCCGCCTCCTGGAGGGAGCCGGCGGTGACGCGGATGTCCGCGTGGTTCTGCCCACGGGCTTCAACCCGATCTCGGTGGCCATCTATGGCACCGAGCGGATGAAAAAGTCCATCCGCGACCTGGCCTGGTTCCTGCGCTACGTCGGTTACGCCGTCGTGGCTGGCGATCCCAGCATCCTGCGGGTCAACACCCGTGGTCTCCGCGATGTCCTGGAGAAGGGTTGTTCCCTGGCCGCCACCAACGTGGCCCTGCAGGAAATGCGTGCCGGTGCCGCTGAACTGCTGAAGGACCTGCCCGAAGCCCGTCAACTCCTGATCGAGAGCTTCAACGTCCTGCTCGAAGAGCTGGCCGTGCCAACCCCCTCGGCCCGCCAGCGCCTGGGCAGCCCCGAAAACCAGGGCCTGCAGCTGCCTGCGATCTACGCCCTGGCGGCCCAAGGCAAGGCCCAGCGCTTCATCATGAGGCCCGCCATGAGTGGCGGCCAGAAAGCAGAAGTGGTGCGGGCGGCCTACCGCCAGATCTTCGAGCGGGACATCGCCAAGGCCTACAGCCAGGTGCCCTGCCCCGTGGAAGCCACCCAGGTGCGCCAGGGCGACATCTCCATGCGGGAGTTCATCCGCTCCCTCGGCCACAGCAAGGAATACCAACAGCAGTTCTACGGCCGCTTCTCCAATAGCCGTGCCGTTGAGCTGGCCTTCCGCCACTTCCTGGGCCGGGGCATCAGCTCCCGCGAGGAATTCACCCGCTACTTCGACATCGTCAGCGCCCAGGGCCTCAAGGGCCTCGTGGATTCGCTGATCAACACCATGGAGTACGCCCAGGTGTTCGGCGAGGAGACCGTTCCCTACCTGCGGGACATCGGCGAGGAAGCACAGGAAAGCGCCGGCTGGGGATCCAACCGCAAGCTGTTCCGCTTCAGCGCTCCCTTTGAAGGCGCTCCCCAATACGTCACCCTCTACGCCAGCTACCGCCAGCCCTACGCCGATCAGCACCCCTATGGCGGCGGCAACGATCCTCTGGGCCTGAACTACGGCGCGATCTTCCCCTCGGGTACCGCCAATGTGTCGACCCGTCCGGCACCGCTGAGCTACGACACCCGCCGCATCCTGGTGGGCAATGGCATGCGCCAGCCGGGCCAGATGAACAGCCCGCAGTTCCGGGCATCGACCCCCCGCAAGGCAGGGCCGAAGCTGGTGAGGCTTCAGCAGATCGCCACCGGCGGCAACTCCGTTCCCCGTCGCGGCGGTCAACCCAGCATCCGCAACACCGAATCCAGCACGCAGGCTGTGATTCGCGCCGTCTATGTCCAGGTCCTGGGCAACACCGGCTACGCCGGCGAGCACAACACCGTCGAGGAAATCAAGCTCGAGAACGGTGACCTGAGCCTGCGTGAATTCATTCGCCAGGTGGCACGAAGCGAGGCCTTCCGCCGTCGCTATTGGAGTGGCCTCTACATCTGTAAGGCCATCGAGGTCATGCACCGCCGCCTGCTGGGCCGCCCCACCTTTGGCCGCTGGGAAATTGACAGCTACTTCGACGTGGCTGCCCGCAAGGGCTTCTACGGCGTGGTGGACGCCATGCTCAACAGCAGCGAGTACAGCGAGACCTTCGGCGAAGACACCGTTCCCTATGAGCGGTTCATTACCCCGAACGACCTCAACACCCGTCGCGTGCCCTCGCTGAAGCGCGCCTTCAACGCAGCGGCTTACGCCGACATCACCCCACGGATTCGCCCTGAGGTCACCCCCCCAAGCGATTTCCGCGACAGCAGTTCGCTGACCCCCCGCAACCTCAAGGGCCGCACCAGCGTCGTGCGTGGCGGCTGGAGCGCCACCCTGACCGGTGGAGAGCAGCTGGCTCCAGCACCGTCCAAGCGCTCCGGCCCCGATTCCGTCCAGACCAAGCCCTCGCCCGAGCGCAAGTGGAGCGCTCCCCGCTGGCAACCCGGTGGCGGCGCAGCTCCCACCTGGAGCGCGGCAGGGATCACCAGCTTTGCCCCGGCCCCCTCTGCAGCCGCGGCGGTCCCCGCCCGCAGCAGCTTCGGCAGTGGTTGGAACGCCGCTGTGTCGACTGGCGGAGCTGGCGCTAACGCCGAGCAGCCCCGGGCTGCCATGGCCAGGGCCCTGAAGCCTGGAACCCTGCAAGGTTTCGGAAAGCGCAAGAGCCTCGGCACCGCCGTGAAGCTCTCCATGGATCCCAGCAGCGCTGAAGTCACGCAGGTGATCGAGGCGGTCTATCGCCAGCTGCTCGGTCGCCAGCCCCTGGCGTCAGAACAACTGGGGGATGCCGAATCCCAGCTCCGTCAAGGTCGCCTGTGCGTCGCCGAGTTTGTCGCTCGGGTTGCAGGCTGTGACCTGTTCGTCAGCCGACTGAACCGGATGGCCCCGTTCAAGGCCGCCGCCGCCGCCCATATCGCCCTGTTGGGTCGGGCAGCGCAGGCCGATGAAACGAGCGCCTTCCTCAACACCCGTTGTGTTGAGGGCATGCGCACCGCCATCGACGGCGTTCTGAACAATCCTGCCTACGCCGAGAACTTCGGTCGCGACACCGTTCCCTACCTCAAGGGCATGGGCACCAGCAACGGGATCCCCCTGAGCACGGTCAACCGCACGGCCGCCCTCTATGGCGGCAATGCCGCACTCAATCCAGTGGGGCGCTGA
- a CDS encoding bifunctional 2-polyprenyl-6-hydroxyphenol methylase/3-demethylubiquinol 3-O-methyltransferase UbiG, producing the protein MTQAPADAATPVVSDFYDRFPYPGDPLQDGPPPGYNWRWCVDAAYSASTGALPAARSSAEPLRILDAGCGTGVSTDYLAHLNPGAEILAVDISPGTLEVARERCRRSGALDRAQVRIENRSLLELAGEGPFDYINSVGVLHHLRQPEAGLKALAALLKPGALLHLFLYADGGRWEIHRTQRALTAMGVGTGADGLRLGRQLFTELPEHNRLRRHHEQRWAIDCAADANFADMYLHPQETSYNLERLMAFVASADLDFAGFSNPEVWDPARLLKGELLERAQALPPEAQWRLVEDLDPDISHFEFFLSKGPVQKQRWDEDRDLLAALGCRNPCLWGWPGRALLDSDMAPLDLSAEGFSLLQALEQAPADTPLGQLPLDWSTAQIASVARELQLQRVLLLRSGPGFSA; encoded by the coding sequence ATGACTCAGGCCCCTGCTGATGCCGCCACCCCGGTGGTGAGCGACTTTTACGACCGCTTCCCCTATCCCGGGGATCCCCTCCAAGACGGCCCACCGCCCGGATACAACTGGCGCTGGTGCGTTGACGCTGCCTACTCGGCCAGCACCGGTGCCTTGCCTGCGGCCCGTTCGAGCGCTGAGCCCCTCAGGATTCTTGATGCGGGCTGCGGGACGGGGGTCAGCACGGACTACCTCGCCCATCTCAACCCGGGGGCAGAGATCCTCGCGGTCGATATTTCGCCGGGGACCTTGGAGGTGGCGCGAGAGCGCTGCCGGCGCTCCGGTGCCCTGGACCGAGCCCAGGTCCGGATCGAAAACAGGAGCCTGCTTGAGCTGGCAGGAGAGGGGCCGTTCGACTACATCAATTCCGTCGGGGTCTTGCACCATCTCCGGCAACCGGAGGCCGGGCTGAAGGCCCTGGCTGCGTTGCTGAAGCCCGGTGCCTTGCTGCATCTCTTCCTCTATGCCGACGGTGGCCGCTGGGAGATTCACCGCACCCAGCGGGCGCTCACGGCGATGGGCGTGGGGACCGGAGCGGATGGACTGCGGTTGGGGCGTCAGCTCTTCACGGAGCTTCCTGAGCACAACAGGTTGAGGCGCCATCACGAGCAGCGCTGGGCGATCGACTGCGCCGCCGACGCGAACTTCGCGGACATGTATCTCCACCCGCAGGAGACCAGTTACAACCTCGAGCGCCTGATGGCGTTTGTGGCGTCCGCAGACCTGGACTTTGCCGGCTTTTCCAACCCGGAGGTCTGGGACCCCGCGCGGCTGCTCAAGGGTGAATTGCTGGAGCGGGCTCAGGCTCTTCCACCCGAAGCGCAGTGGCGTTTGGTGGAGGACCTGGATCCCGACATCAGCCACTTCGAGTTTTTCTTGAGCAAGGGTCCGGTTCAGAAGCAGCGCTGGGATGAGGACAGGGATCTACTGGCGGCCCTGGGCTGCCGAAACCCATGTCTCTGGGGCTGGCCAGGTCGCGCCCTGTTGGATTCCGACATGGCACCTCTGGACCTGAGTGCCGAGGGCTTCAGCCTGTTGCAAGCGCTCGAGCAAGCACCGGCAGATACTCCGCTGGGTCAGCTCCCATTGGACTGGTCAACGGCTCAGATCGCTTCTGTCGCAAGGGAACTGCAGCTGCAGCGCGTTCTTCTGCTTCGCTCAGGACCAGGCTTCAGCGCGTGA
- a CDS encoding ATP synthase: protein MLAASSPQSDPDSHLEGLDALDDTASQETVPSPPLETESSGSSAVAETESVPADSPDLADFQRLQRRLILATLLVSAIAVPATALIYDLHIASSLLVGGLAGALYLRLLARSVAKLGNGSKKVGKFQLLVPVVLVLAAARLPQLELLPALLGFLLYKPAVILQALTDR from the coding sequence TTGTTGGCTGCTTCATCACCCCAGTCAGATCCGGACTCTCACCTCGAGGGGCTGGACGCACTGGATGACACGGCGAGCCAAGAGACGGTTCCTTCTCCCCCTCTGGAAACAGAGTCCTCTGGGTCCTCTGCTGTCGCTGAAACCGAATCGGTTCCCGCTGATAGTCCTGACCTGGCTGACTTTCAGAGGCTTCAACGTCGCCTGATCCTCGCCACCTTGCTGGTGTCCGCCATTGCGGTCCCGGCCACGGCCCTGATCTACGACCTTCACATCGCCAGCAGCTTGCTGGTCGGTGGCCTCGCCGGCGCTCTCTACCTCAGGCTTCTCGCCCGAAGTGTTGCGAAGCTCGGCAACGGTTCCAAGAAGGTGGGCAAGTTCCAGCTTCTGGTCCCTGTGGTTCTTGTTCTGGCTGCAGCTCGCCTGCCCCAGCTCGAGTTGTTACCAGCTCTGCTTGGTTTCCTGCTCTACAAGCCCGCGGTGATTCTTCAGGCACTCACAGATCGCTGA
- the atpB gene encoding F0F1 ATP synthase subunit A, producing the protein MGSLPLVLPFAELEVGQHLYWQLGNLKIHGQVFLSSWVVIGALLAFVVVGTRKMERDPRGVQNLLEFLWDYIRDMAREQIGEKAYRDWLPFIGTLFLFIFVSNWGGALVPWKLIHLPSGELGAPTADINTTVALALLVSLAYFYAGLSRKGFRYFEYYVEPTPIMLPFKIVEDFTKPLSLSFRLFGNILADELVVAVLAFLVPLVVPLPAMFLGLFTSAIQALIFATLAAYYIGEAVHEEHH; encoded by the coding sequence ATGGGTTCCTTGCCACTCGTTCTTCCCTTTGCCGAACTGGAGGTGGGTCAACACCTCTATTGGCAGCTGGGAAATCTCAAGATTCACGGCCAGGTGTTTCTGAGCTCCTGGGTTGTGATCGGAGCCTTGCTCGCCTTTGTCGTGGTGGGCACGCGCAAGATGGAGCGCGATCCCCGTGGTGTCCAGAACCTTCTGGAGTTCCTCTGGGATTACATCCGCGACATGGCCCGCGAGCAGATCGGCGAGAAGGCCTATCGCGATTGGCTTCCGTTCATCGGCACCCTCTTCCTGTTCATCTTTGTGAGCAACTGGGGCGGCGCTCTGGTGCCCTGGAAGCTGATTCATCTGCCCAGTGGCGAGCTTGGTGCTCCGACCGCTGATATCAACACCACCGTTGCCCTCGCGCTGCTGGTGTCCCTGGCCTACTTCTATGCAGGCCTGAGCCGGAAGGGCTTCCGCTACTTCGAGTACTACGTGGAGCCGACTCCGATCATGCTCCCGTTCAAGATCGTTGAGGACTTCACCAAGCCCCTCTCGCTCTCCTTCCGTCTGTTCGGAAACATCCTTGCCGACGAACTCGTCGTTGCAGTGCTGGCCTTCCTCGTGCCTCTCGTGGTGCCCCTGCCTGCGATGTTCCTCGGCCTGTTCACCAGTGCCATTCAGGCGCTGATCTTCGCCACCCTCGCCGCCTACTACATCGGTGAAGCGGTGCACGAAGAACACCACTGA
- the atpE gene encoding ATP synthase F0 subunit C, with product MDSITSAASVVAAGLAVGLGAIGPGIGQGTAAGGAVEGIARQPEAEGKIRGTLLLSLAFMEALTIYGLVVALVLLFANPFAG from the coding sequence ATGGATTCCATCACCTCCGCCGCGTCTGTTGTCGCTGCTGGTCTGGCCGTCGGCCTCGGCGCCATTGGCCCTGGTATCGGTCAGGGCACCGCTGCAGGCGGCGCTGTCGAAGGCATTGCTCGTCAGCCCGAAGCTGAAGGCAAGATCCGCGGCACCCTGCTGCTGTCCCTGGCCTTCATGGAAGCTCTCACCATCTACGGCCTTGTGGTCGCTCTGGTGCTGCTGTTCGCCAACCCCTTCGCTGGCTGA
- a CDS encoding F0F1 ATP synthase subunit B': MTSWLLLGATEGGLFDLDATLPLMAVQVVLLTFILNSLFFSPVGRVVEEREGYVTTSRAEAKQKLAQAERLEADLKEQLKDARLSASKLIQEAEADSDKLYREALAAATADANASREQARREIDAQRESALGQLKTDADKLGDLIVDRLLAAR, from the coding sequence ATGACCAGCTGGCTTTTGCTAGGTGCAACGGAGGGAGGTCTCTTTGACCTCGACGCCACCCTGCCTCTCATGGCAGTTCAGGTGGTTCTCCTCACCTTCATCCTCAATTCCCTGTTCTTCAGCCCCGTTGGACGGGTCGTGGAAGAGCGGGAGGGTTACGTGACCACCAGCCGTGCGGAGGCCAAGCAGAAGCTGGCCCAAGCCGAACGCTTGGAAGCTGACCTCAAGGAACAGCTCAAGGACGCACGTCTGTCCGCCTCGAAGCTGATCCAAGAAGCGGAAGCTGATTCCGACAAGCTTTATCGCGAGGCCCTGGCTGCAGCGACCGCTGACGCCAACGCCTCCCGTGAGCAGGCACGCCGCGAGATCGATGCCCAGCGCGAGTCGGCCTTGGGCCAACTCAAGACTGACGCCGACAAGCTCGGTGACCTGATCGTCGACCGTCTGCTGGCCGCCCGATGA